A genome region from Bemisia tabaci chromosome 3, PGI_BMITA_v3 includes the following:
- the LOC109039461 gene encoding myogenesis-regulating glycosidase, protein MDQSCRILGFALSLLAHSTSTLESPVDRLELDTFKVYLGHESLRVYLNNPSHASLQDERLTGKIPSPIEIGVQLTSNGIPLKNAKVLGQNKIGFGEHTTVQLKNSKGEGRCVEVEWSTSNAEQTLEDCFHMRPHDWYGGAQQLDQYWPVQQAIFKEDSYVTKEFSHNRTHANIAEPYWFNSDGFMIYVDPTVPLFVDQNHHRNETLCLLAKHDAPYSRKGGPTLKYTMCKFENPRVAHEYAIKRFLGKPSGIPDTTMVQHPIWSTWAKYKTDIDEDVIMQFARQIVDNGFNNSQIEIDDMWQTCYGSVSFNETRFPNIKKLVTKLNKMGFRTTIWVPPVINLDCYVHEEATKKGYLVKNTEGNTTTFWWNGFGSYIDFTNPAAADWHEKRVRNMLRESGIDAPKFDAGESSWVPQIPVLNGPESEQPEIIVRKYVQLAAKFGPMVEVRTAKRTQNLPIFVRMHDRDAVWGLKHGLHSVITTVFQMNFNGYPFVLPDMVGGNLQMNDTADKEIFIRYLQTNVFLPTIQFSIPPWDYDNETIALSKRYTTLHYEYSGTIIELMKKAVETGQPINTPIWWVDPTNKETYGINTEYMLGEDILVAPVLEQGATSRDIYLPKGQWREGVKPDRPVVTGPTWLRNYPAPLDTLPYFTRVSSGAERLSLTVLLTVYIIGSFLLEFYFF, encoded by the exons ATGGATCAAAGCTGCAGAATTCTTGGATTTGCCCTATCTCTTCTGGCTCATTCGACCTCTACCTTGGAGTCACCTGTGGACAGGCTAGAATTGGACACTTTTAAAGTATATCTTGGGCATGAGTCCCTTAGAGTGTATTTAAATAATCCGAGCCATGCCAGTCTCCAAGATGAACGTCTTACAG GGAAAATACCATCGCCAATCGAAATTGGAGTGCAACTCACCAGCAATGGTATCCCTCTGAAAAACGCTAAAGTTCTTGGTCAAAATAAAATTGGATTTGGGGAGCATACCACAGTACAGCTGAAAAACAGCAAAGGAGAAGGGAGATGTGTTGAAGTTGAGTGGAGTACCTCTAACGCTGAACAGACCCTTGAAGATTGCTTTCACATGAGACCTCATGATTGGTACGGAGGAGCCCAACAATTAGATCAGTACTGGCCTGTTCAACAAGCCATATTCAAGGAAGACTCGTATGTAACAAAAGAATTCAGTCATAACCGCACACACGCGAATATCGCTGAACCTTACTGGTTTAATTCAGATGGCTTCATGATCTACGTTGATCCAACGGTTCCTCTATTCGTTGACCAAAACCATCACAGGAATGAAACATTGTGTCTTCTTGCCAAGCACGATGCACCTTACTCGAGGAAAGGCGGACCAACATTAAAATACACCATGTGCAAGTTTGAAAATCCGCGGGTAGCTCATGAATACGCTATTAAGCGATTCCTTGGAAAGCCATCAGGTATACCGGATACTACAATGGTCCAGCATCCCATCTGGTCTACATGGGCAAAGTACAAAACTGACATTGATGAAGATGTAATCATGCAGTTCGCCAGACAGATTGTAGATAATGGTTTCAATAACAGCCAAATTGAGATAGACGATATGTGGCAAACGTGCTATGGTAGCGTATCTTTTAATGAGACCCGGTTTCCGAACATAAAAAAGCTAGTAACCAAGTTGAACAAAATGGGTTTCAGGACCACGATTTGGGTTCCTCCAGTCATTAATCTTGACTGCTATGTACATGAAGAAGCTACGAAGAAAGGCTACTTGGTGAAAAACACAGAGGGGAACACCACGACCTTTTGGTGGAATGGTTTTGGGAGTTACATTGATTTTACAAATCCTGCAGCAGCTGACTGGCATGAGAAGCGTGTGCGAAATATGCTGAGAGAAAGTGGAATCGATGCTCCAAAATTTGACGCTGGAGAGTCCAGTTGGGTACCGCAGATTCCCGTCTTGAATGGTCCAGAATCGGAGCAACCTGAAATTATTGTTCGAAAATATGTGCAACTTGCTGCCAAGTTTGGTCCTATGGTAGAAGTTCGAACAGCGAAACGTACCCAGAATCTTCCGATTTTTGTGAGAATGCACGACAGAGACGCTGTATGGGGATTAAAGCATGGCTTGCACAGTGTTATCACTACAgtatttcaaatgaatttcaatGGTTATCCGTTCGTCTTACCCGACATGGTTGGAGGAAATCTTCAAATGAATGATACAGCCGACAAAGAAATATTTATTCGTTATCTGCAGACAAATGTATTCTTGCCAACCATTCAGTTTTCAATTCCTCCCTGGGATTACGATAATGAG ACGATTGCATTGAGTAAAAGATACACTACGCTGCACTATGAATACTCTGGTACAATTATTGAGTTGATGAAGAAAGCTGTAGAAACTGGTCAACCAATCAATACTCCCATTTGGTGGGTGGATCCTACCAACAAGGAAACTTATGGAATCAATACAG aatatATGCTTGGGGAGGATATTCTTGTCGCGCCTGTTTTAGAGCAAGGAGCAACTAGTCGGGATATTTACTTGCCAAAAGGCCAATGGCGAGAAGGAGTTAAGCCTGATAGACCAGTGGTTACCGGTCCAACATGGCTCCGAAATTACCCAGCGCCATTAGACACTCTTCCGTACTTCACCCGTGTCTCGTCCGGTGCTGAGCGTCTTTCGCTCACTGTTTTATTAACTGTCTATATTATTGGTTCTTTTCTCTtggagttttattttttttaa
- the LOC109039443 gene encoding sperm-associated antigen 7 homolog → MDLLGSILKSMDKPPTINSGVKQQLKKQNEAYLKEKDKERAKLQSFRDSIQKKIHDFAKDDSQQRLKFPPMDQIYRAVIHEIAEDANLSGCSFGEEGIDRYIMVYKKENPPSEDELAVLRRGEEWNEEKAKELAKQRELEKQEEEAAKIRKKEKFVPQHNYKDKYAHLIGTEAALEAAKKTETNKQYGFVPAENKKDSRSIEQTLADIQSKKRLKTSHGDSSSGSGNTNEPKD, encoded by the exons ATGGATCTCCTTGgatcaattttgaaatcgatggacaaaccTCCCACTATAAACTCAGGTGTTAAACAGCAGTTAAAAA AGCAAAATGAAGCATACCTGAAAGAAAAAGATAAGGAGCGTGCTAAACTTCAATCTTTTCGTGATAGT attcagaaaaaaatccatgacTTTGCCAAAGATGATTCTCAACAACGACTGAAATTCCCACCAATGGATCAAATTTATCGAGCAGTAAT cCATGAGATTGCTGAAGATGCCAATTTGTCTGGTTGCTCATTTGGTGAAGAAGGCATTGACAGGTACATAATGGTGTACAAAAAAGAGAATCCACCATCAGAAGATGAACTAGCTGTCTTGCGAAGAGGAGAAGAATGGAATGAAGAGAAAGCAAAGGAATTAGCGAAGCAG CGAGAATtagaaaaacaagaagaagaggccgccaaaattcggaaaaaagaaaaatttgtgcCTCAACATAACTATAAGGATAAATATGCACACTTGATTGGAACGGAGGCTGCTCTAGAGGCTGCAAAAAAGACAGAGACTAATAAGCAATACGGATTTG TTCCTGCTGAAAACAAAAAAGACTCCCGGTCAATAGAACAAACTTTGGCAGATATACAATCCAAAAAGCGACTTAAAACAAGTCATGGAGACAGTAGTAGTGGAAGCGGTAACACCAATGAGCCGAAAGACTGa